The Lacipirellula parvula genome window below encodes:
- a CDS encoding MOSC domain-containing protein, with product MPRLTRITIYPIKSLDGYAVDAADLMPTGPIVGDRRWAIVNPMRQFVNGKRTPAIHPIRAAFEQNAAVVTFHHPNLEPASFELPAAVDRAGEWLSEAIGRKCLLIENQAIGFPDDADASGPTLVSVSSLERVAEWFGLELDEVRRRFRTNLEIDATEPFWEDRLVATDTGPTPFTLGDVLLRGRTPCQRCAVPSRDSLTGEIISGFAKAFSAHRQAELPAWAPADAFNHFYRLTLNTSLDPTHAGAMTLRLGDELHVTA from the coding sequence ATGCCACGCCTCACGCGCATCACGATCTACCCGATCAAGTCGCTCGACGGCTACGCGGTCGACGCTGCCGACTTGATGCCGACCGGCCCGATCGTCGGCGATCGGCGGTGGGCGATCGTCAATCCGATGCGGCAATTCGTCAATGGCAAACGAACTCCCGCGATTCATCCGATTCGCGCCGCATTCGAACAGAACGCGGCAGTCGTCACGTTCCATCACCCGAACTTGGAACCCGCCAGCTTCGAGCTTCCCGCGGCCGTCGATCGCGCCGGCGAGTGGCTCAGCGAAGCGATCGGCCGCAAGTGCCTGCTGATCGAGAACCAAGCGATCGGTTTTCCCGACGACGCCGACGCCTCGGGGCCGACGCTGGTGAGCGTTAGCTCGCTCGAGCGCGTCGCCGAGTGGTTTGGCCTAGAACTCGACGAAGTCCGCCGCCGCTTCCGCACGAATCTCGAAATCGACGCGACTGAGCCGTTTTGGGAGGACCGCCTCGTCGCCACCGACACGGGCCCGACGCCGTTCACGCTCGGCGACGTACTGCTCCGCGGCCGCACGCCCTGCCAGCGGTGCGCCGTTCCGTCCCGCGATTCGCTCACGGGAGAAATCATCTCAGGATTCGCTAAGGCGTTTTCCGCTCATCGTCAGGCCGAGCTCCCAGCCTGGGCTCCAGCGGATGCATTCAACCATTTTTATCGACTGACGCTCAACACGTCGCTCGACCCAACGCATGCCGGCGCAATGACGCTTCGCCTCGGCGACGAACTTCACGTCACGGCTTGA
- a CDS encoding HAD family hydrolase, producing MYAILFDIDGTLVSTGGAGQLAFAETFAAEFGVDELSGKVPFAGRSDRAIASDLMRLHGVDPHDENWRRFRAGYLERLPSALKRKSGRVLPGVVALLEELAAAGHPLIGLLTGNIREGADHKLQHYGLAEHFSFGGFGDASPDRNGIAAAALAEAQRVANAEWQESRGLEVCELSGAMVIGDTVHDVTCARSIGAFAVAVPTGGATREELAAAKPDLLLEDLSDARPLLAEIERAMRS from the coding sequence GTGTACGCCATCCTGTTCGACATCGACGGAACCCTCGTCTCCACCGGCGGCGCCGGCCAATTGGCGTTCGCCGAAACGTTCGCCGCTGAGTTCGGCGTCGACGAGTTGAGCGGCAAAGTTCCCTTCGCCGGCCGCAGCGATCGGGCGATCGCCAGCGACCTGATGCGACTCCACGGCGTCGATCCGCACGACGAAAATTGGCGCCGCTTCCGAGCCGGCTACCTCGAGCGTTTGCCGTCGGCGCTCAAGCGTAAATCGGGCCGCGTCCTCCCCGGCGTCGTCGCCCTACTGGAGGAACTCGCCGCCGCCGGCCATCCGCTCATCGGCCTGCTGACCGGCAACATCCGCGAAGGCGCCGATCACAAATTGCAGCACTACGGTCTTGCCGAGCATTTTTCGTTCGGTGGTTTCGGCGATGCTTCGCCCGATCGTAACGGCATCGCCGCGGCAGCGCTCGCAGAAGCGCAGCGCGTCGCAAACGCCGAGTGGCAGGAATCGCGTGGCCTAGAAGTTTGCGAACTATCGGGCGCGATGGTCATCGGCGACACAGTGCACGACGTCACCTGCGCACGATCGATCGGCGCGTTTGCCGTCGCCGTGCCGACCGGCGGCGCGACGCGCGAAGAACTCGCAGCGGCGAAGCCCGACTTGTTGCTCGAAGATCTCTCCGACGCACGGCCATTGCTCGCAGAAATCGAACGTGCGATGAGGTCGTAG
- a CDS encoding peptide chain release factor family protein: MPHPAALPIDELLTECQVTRTRGSGPGGQHRNKTETAIVITHLPTGVRGEASERRSQAENLAQAKHRLQVELALAVRSEETTAAPSPLWQSRANGQRITVSTSHDDFPALLAEALDALDAANWAAPATAERLGVSTSQLVKFLQQEPRALVLLNRAQTERGLHPYR; encoded by the coding sequence ATGCCCCACCCCGCCGCACTGCCGATCGACGAACTCCTCACCGAGTGCCAAGTCACGCGCACCCGCGGCTCCGGCCCCGGCGGCCAGCATCGCAACAAAACCGAAACGGCGATCGTGATCACCCATCTGCCGACCGGCGTCCGCGGCGAAGCCTCGGAGCGCCGCAGCCAGGCCGAGAATCTCGCTCAGGCCAAACACCGGCTCCAAGTCGAACTCGCCCTCGCCGTGCGAAGCGAAGAAACGACAGCCGCCCCCTCCCCGCTGTGGCAAAGCCGCGCCAACGGCCAACGAATCACCGTCAGCACATCGCACGACGACTTCCCCGCCCTCCTCGCCGAAGCCCTCGACGCCCTCGACGCCGCCAACTGGGCCGCCCCCGCCACGGCCGAACGCCTCGGCGTCTCGACCTCGCAGCTCGTCAAGTTCCTCCAGCAAGAACCGCGAGCCCTGGTGCTGCTCAACCGTGCTCAAACCGAACGCGGCCTGCACCCCTACCGCTAG
- a CDS encoding undecaprenyl-diphosphate phosphatase, with protein MSIFEMILLAIVQGITEFLPISSDGHLAVVNALLQAGGKGEVPDLLETTIVLHLGTLASVLIFYRREIIRLLTTNRRAILPLIAATIPAGIIGVGIEKGLPDETTKWLLESPLFAGFGFFITAAALWWLGRTKEGEIDYPDTPTWKAVVIGFFQAAAILPGVSRSGLTISSGVGLGLRREAAATFSFLMAIPVIGGAGLLKIKDAVDKGTTSTPIPTLALGFIVSMLVGIAALWVLLRMLRRGRLELFVYYLVPLGIAVTSWQLLK; from the coding sequence ATGTCCATTTTTGAAATGATCCTCCTGGCGATCGTCCAGGGCATTACCGAATTCCTGCCGATCTCCAGCGACGGGCATCTCGCGGTGGTCAACGCGTTGCTGCAAGCCGGCGGCAAGGGCGAAGTCCCCGACCTGCTCGAAACGACGATCGTCCTCCACCTTGGCACGCTCGCCTCGGTGCTCATTTTCTACCGCCGCGAGATTATCCGGCTGCTCACGACGAACCGCCGCGCCATCCTCCCGCTGATCGCCGCCACGATTCCGGCCGGCATTATCGGCGTCGGCATCGAGAAAGGCCTTCCCGACGAAACGACGAAGTGGCTCCTCGAAAGCCCGCTGTTCGCCGGCTTCGGCTTCTTCATCACGGCCGCCGCCCTGTGGTGGCTCGGCCGTACGAAAGAGGGGGAGATCGACTACCCCGACACGCCCACGTGGAAAGCAGTCGTGATTGGTTTCTTTCAAGCCGCTGCGATTTTGCCCGGCGTTTCGCGGAGCGGCCTGACGATTTCCAGCGGCGTCGGCCTCGGCTTGCGGCGCGAAGCGGCGGCGACGTTCTCGTTTTTGATGGCAATACCCGTTATCGGCGGCGCCGGACTGCTGAAGATCAAAGACGCGGTCGATAAAGGAACTACGAGCACCCCCATCCCCACACTCGCCCTTGGCTTCATCGTTTCGATGTTAGTCGGCATCGCCGCCCTCTGGGTCCTCCTACGAATGCTCCGCCGCGGCCGGCTGGAACTATTCGTCTACTACCTCGTCCCCCTTGGCATCGCCGTCACCAGTTGGCAACTCCTCAAGTAG
- a CDS encoding DUF4339 domain-containing protein, with protein MGVRFECPAGHKLHVKAELAGKRGICPECGVKFIVPSFSGQRVPEDNGPPEGTTATVSGPGATSSTATPPIAKTVPGAQPPPAAVETATWYIRPASGGQYGPADDATFAQWVTEGRVAADSWVWRDGWADWKAGGEALRDFKRRPAASASPTPAASDLFESNFDVEEPMPAIGVTTATAAAHIEPTSADARRAETRRRKQQVRMFSIVLSIVALVMLAALVFVLSRGGEEETPADEKKPAVAPPAATEPAAVQPAPEAAPVEPPVAGAVAE; from the coding sequence ATGGGCGTGCGGTTTGAGTGTCCCGCGGGGCACAAACTTCATGTGAAGGCAGAACTGGCCGGCAAGCGTGGAATTTGCCCTGAGTGCGGGGTGAAGTTCATCGTGCCGAGCTTCAGCGGCCAGCGCGTGCCCGAAGATAACGGGCCGCCCGAAGGGACGACCGCGACTGTTTCTGGACCCGGGGCGACTTCTTCGACCGCCACCCCGCCAATTGCGAAGACGGTGCCGGGCGCTCAGCCGCCGCCGGCAGCGGTGGAAACGGCCACCTGGTACATTCGCCCAGCGAGCGGCGGGCAGTATGGCCCGGCCGATGACGCGACGTTCGCTCAGTGGGTGACCGAGGGCCGCGTCGCCGCCGACAGCTGGGTGTGGCGCGACGGCTGGGCCGATTGGAAAGCTGGGGGCGAAGCGCTCCGCGACTTCAAGCGCCGGCCCGCAGCGAGCGCTTCGCCAACGCCTGCAGCTTCAGATCTTTTCGAATCGAACTTCGACGTCGAAGAGCCGATGCCGGCAATCGGCGTGACAACGGCGACGGCTGCCGCGCACATCGAACCGACAAGCGCCGATGCCCGCCGTGCGGAGACGCGGCGACGGAAGCAACAGGTGCGGATGTTTTCGATCGTGCTGTCGATTGTCGCGCTGGTGATGTTGGCGGCGCTGGTGTTCGTGTTGTCGCGCGGCGGGGAGGAAGAGACGCCTGCGGACGAGAAGAAGCCTGCAGTGGCTCCGCCGGCGGCGACGGAACCTGCCGCAGTGCAACCTGCGCCGGAAGCGGCGCCGGTCGAGCCGCCTGTGGCGGGCGCCGTCGCGGAATGA
- a CDS encoding DUF3500 domain-containing protein, whose amino-acid sequence MPRSPLDRREFFHKAGHSALALGAAACVPLLAFATDAPLASPPAPESLVKLLFESLTPGQRERVCFAWDHQHPEWGLLRTRVSANWNITDEVVDSKFYTPEQQELVHAIYRGIIAPEWHERYDRQQDDDAGGFGANNSIAIFGTPGDGPSELVLTGRHMTLRCDGNSAEHIAFGGPIFYGHDPTSTQEDDASHEGSVFWSQALEANSLYQALDGKQQQLALVKRLPGESQVAFRGAKGQFDGIPVTEFSADQKARVQEVLRKLIEPFRQSDRDEALACLSAQGGLDACSLAFYQPGDIGNDKVWDNWRLEGPSFVWHFRGAPHVHTWVNIADNPSVKLNA is encoded by the coding sequence ATGCCCCGCTCTCCCCTCGATCGGCGTGAATTCTTCCATAAGGCCGGACACTCGGCCCTCGCCCTCGGCGCTGCCGCTTGCGTGCCCCTCCTCGCGTTCGCCACGGACGCACCGCTCGCCAGCCCGCCTGCACCGGAGTCGCTCGTAAAGCTGCTGTTCGAATCGCTCACGCCCGGCCAGCGCGAGCGAGTTTGCTTCGCGTGGGACCACCAGCATCCCGAGTGGGGCCTGCTACGCACCCGCGTCTCGGCCAACTGGAACATCACCGACGAGGTCGTCGACAGCAAGTTTTACACGCCCGAGCAGCAGGAACTCGTCCACGCCATTTATCGCGGCATCATCGCCCCCGAATGGCATGAGCGCTACGACCGACAGCAAGACGACGACGCCGGCGGCTTTGGCGCTAACAACAGCATCGCGATCTTCGGCACGCCGGGCGACGGGCCAAGCGAACTCGTCCTTACTGGTCGCCACATGACGCTCCGCTGCGACGGCAATTCGGCCGAGCATATCGCCTTCGGCGGGCCGATCTTCTATGGCCACGATCCGACCAGCACGCAGGAAGACGACGCCAGCCACGAAGGGAGCGTCTTCTGGTCGCAGGCGTTGGAGGCCAACTCGCTTTACCAGGCGCTCGACGGCAAGCAACAGCAACTCGCGCTGGTGAAGCGATTGCCCGGCGAATCGCAAGTCGCCTTTCGGGGCGCCAAGGGCCAGTTCGACGGCATTCCGGTGACGGAATTTTCCGCCGACCAGAAAGCCCGCGTGCAGGAAGTGCTCCGCAAGCTGATCGAACCCTTCCGCCAAAGCGACCGCGACGAAGCCCTCGCCTGCCTCAGCGCCCAAGGAGGCCTCGACGCCTGCAGCCTCGCCTTCTACCAGCCGGGCGACATCGGCAACGACAAAGTCTGGGACAACTGGCGGCTCGAAGGCCCGTCGTTCGTCTGGCACTTCCGCGGAGCGCCCCACGTCCACACCTGGGTCAATATCGCCGACAATCCGAGTGTGAAACTGAACGCCTAG
- a CDS encoding serine/threonine protein kinase, whose product MSNFRPQKPADASKQDAYPHIYVKDTDTDLPSFQTTGFGRYSDFHPLAVGGSAQLRTCRDKTLGRTVVMKTLHPHLANNAYMQSRFLREARVTAQLQHPVTVPVYDLGRDLEDRLYFTMKKVEGETVRGIIERQADGDAQAIEHFGLERMLGVLIQVCNGLSYAHAHGVVHRDVKPENILVGSFGEAVLLDWGVAKVWNDEESESDARMMEHQILTDVSQRPGTPLYMSPEQVRGGSDDIDARTDVYSAGAVLYEILTLTEPLRGKQIQETFEKIANEMPPPPRERAPQRQIPAALADIAMTAMAKRPEDRFETMEAMIEAIRNFRGRALVSAG is encoded by the coding sequence ATGTCCAACTTTCGTCCTCAGAAGCCTGCCGATGCGTCGAAGCAGGATGCCTATCCTCACATCTACGTGAAGGATACCGACACTGACCTGCCAAGCTTCCAGACGACTGGTTTTGGACGCTACAGCGATTTCCATCCGCTCGCGGTCGGTGGTTCGGCCCAACTGCGGACGTGCCGCGACAAGACGCTAGGTCGGACGGTGGTGATGAAGACGCTCCACCCCCACCTCGCGAACAACGCCTACATGCAGTCGCGGTTTCTGCGCGAGGCCCGCGTCACCGCGCAGCTGCAACACCCGGTGACGGTGCCGGTGTACGACTTGGGCCGCGATCTGGAGGACCGCCTCTACTTCACGATGAAGAAAGTCGAGGGCGAGACGGTCCGCGGCATCATCGAACGGCAAGCCGATGGCGACGCCCAGGCGATTGAGCACTTCGGCCTGGAGCGGATGCTCGGCGTATTGATCCAAGTTTGCAACGGCTTGTCGTACGCCCACGCCCACGGCGTCGTCCATCGCGACGTAAAGCCGGAAAACATTCTCGTCGGTTCGTTCGGCGAGGCGGTGCTGCTCGACTGGGGCGTCGCCAAGGTTTGGAACGACGAGGAGAGCGAGAGCGACGCGCGGATGATGGAGCATCAGATTCTCACCGACGTTAGCCAACGGCCGGGCACGCCGCTCTACATGTCGCCGGAGCAGGTCCGCGGCGGCAGCGACGACATCGATGCGCGGACCGACGTCTACAGCGCGGGGGCTGTGCTGTACGAGATTCTGACGCTCACCGAGCCGCTGCGGGGGAAGCAGATTCAGGAGACGTTCGAAAAGATTGCGAACGAGATGCCGCCGCCGCCGCGCGAGCGAGCGCCGCAGCGGCAGATTCCTGCGGCGCTGGCCGACATCGCGATGACGGCAATGGCCAAGCGGCCGGAAGATCGCTTCGAAACAATGGAAGCGATGATCGAAGCGATCCGCAACTTCCGCGGGCGGGCGTTGGTCTCGGCCGGGTAG
- the mutM gene encoding DNA-formamidopyrimidine glycosylase, with amino-acid sequence MPELPEVETMRRGVEPIVGTTIERFELLPCPRKPISVTPGLAPFRRRVEGARVERTGRAGKRVVLWLDRGDAIIFEPRMTGLLLLDEPPDPIYNRVRFHLRGKRGAAKQLTYWDRRGLGLIRLLSPDEYEAAYGLDTLGPDALVMTAELYRERLGASQRAVKVAMLDQRAVAGIGNLYASEILHLAGIGPERTCRSLKSKQWEAIAAAALEVLETAIRYEGSTLSDGTYRNALSQSGGYQNEHRVYAKAGDPCPRCVSVAIERIVQAQRSTFYCPKCQK; translated from the coding sequence ATGCCCGAACTTCCTGAAGTTGAAACGATGCGTCGCGGCGTCGAGCCGATCGTCGGGACGACGATCGAGCGGTTCGAACTCCTTCCGTGCCCGCGCAAGCCGATCTCTGTCACGCCGGGGCTCGCTCCGTTCCGCCGCCGCGTCGAAGGCGCCCGCGTCGAGCGGACCGGCCGCGCCGGCAAGCGGGTCGTCCTCTGGCTCGACCGCGGCGATGCGATCATCTTCGAACCGCGAATGACCGGCCTACTTCTGCTCGACGAGCCGCCCGATCCGATTTACAACCGCGTCCGCTTCCACCTGCGGGGCAAGCGCGGCGCGGCGAAGCAACTCACCTACTGGGATCGCCGCGGCCTTGGCCTAATTCGGCTCCTCAGCCCGGACGAATACGAAGCCGCCTACGGCCTCGACACGCTCGGCCCCGACGCCCTGGTGATGACGGCCGAACTCTATCGCGAGCGGCTTGGCGCCTCGCAGCGGGCGGTGAAGGTCGCGATGCTCGATCAGCGAGCGGTCGCCGGCATCGGCAACTTGTACGCATCGGAGATTCTGCACCTCGCTGGCATTGGGCCCGAGCGAACCTGCCGCTCGCTGAAATCGAAGCAGTGGGAAGCAATCGCCGCGGCGGCGCTGGAAGTGCTGGAAACGGCGATCCGCTACGAAGGCTCCACCCTCAGCGACGGCACCTACCGCAACGCCCTCAGCCAATCAGGCGGCTACCAGAACGAACACCGCGTCTACGCGAAGGCCGGCGATCCCTGCCCCCGCTGCGTGAGCGTCGCGATCGAGCGGATCGTCCAAGCCCAACGCTCCACCTTCTACTGCCCGAAGTGCCAAAAGTAG
- a CDS encoding DUF1559 domain-containing protein: MERKRKVRGFTLVELLVVIAIIGVLVALLLPAVQAAREAARRNSCLNNIKQISLAVLNFADTNKEKFPVVSTSPFLPGTATAAQFTAPNDRRGTLSNNGDGYSWLVQILPFNEQQALYNRMRDAQINAQPGKFLAGPMGANACVVNPNAAAPQLRDAIQQQIEAFKCPSFPGADESKNTYYTGSVTGGATGAVKAAVGNYVAIASTHMNNDGSGTGAADVGATSAAIPFDTIPTAGKPKQLGGNGAIAFYSLTTAADRTPYSKVGGASMASIRDGTSNTIMFGESREEYYTSWVSGFSSYVVGADPGGPGQKVQKLTAADSPTATTGQPLMLRWKAADTAGQTALNIGQNAKKVGGTAENGNSKDAKTGPEVAGTSAFYYQTPWTHGPNSRMFGPSSAHSGDIVLHGFCDGHGKAIQANSDRNAYLAQITRAGGEVLPE, from the coding sequence ATGGAAAGAAAGAGAAAGGTACGAGGCTTTACCCTCGTCGAGCTACTGGTGGTCATCGCGATCATCGGCGTGCTCGTCGCCCTGCTGCTGCCGGCCGTTCAGGCCGCGCGCGAAGCGGCTCGCCGCAATTCTTGCTTGAATAACATCAAGCAAATCAGCCTGGCTGTGTTGAACTTCGCCGACACGAACAAGGAGAAGTTCCCGGTCGTGTCGACGTCGCCATTCCTGCCCGGCACCGCAACGGCGGCTCAGTTTACCGCTCCCAACGATCGTCGCGGTACGCTCAGCAACAACGGCGACGGCTACAGCTGGTTGGTGCAGATATTGCCGTTCAACGAACAGCAAGCCCTCTACAACCGGATGCGCGACGCTCAGATTAACGCCCAGCCCGGTAAGTTCTTGGCTGGTCCGATGGGGGCCAACGCGTGCGTCGTCAACCCGAATGCCGCTGCCCCACAACTTCGCGATGCTATTCAACAGCAGATCGAAGCATTCAAGTGCCCGAGCTTCCCTGGGGCCGACGAGTCGAAGAATACGTATTACACCGGATCGGTTACGGGCGGTGCGACGGGAGCCGTGAAGGCCGCCGTGGGTAACTACGTCGCCATCGCCTCGACCCACATGAACAACGACGGATCTGGCACGGGCGCTGCCGACGTGGGCGCCACCAGCGCGGCGATTCCGTTCGACACGATCCCGACCGCCGGCAAGCCGAAGCAACTCGGCGGCAACGGCGCCATCGCGTTCTACAGCCTGACGACGGCTGCCGACCGCACCCCCTACAGCAAGGTGGGCGGCGCCTCGATGGCCAGCATTCGTGACGGGACGTCGAACACGATCATGTTCGGTGAATCGCGCGAAGAGTACTACACCAGCTGGGTGAGCGGGTTCTCGTCGTACGTCGTCGGCGCCGACCCCGGCGGCCCGGGCCAGAAGGTCCAGAAGCTGACGGCCGCCGATTCGCCGACTGCCACGACTGGCCAGCCGCTGATGCTCCGTTGGAAGGCCGCAGACACGGCCGGCCAAACGGCTCTGAACATCGGCCAAAACGCCAAGAAGGTCGGCGGCACCGCCGAGAATGGCAACAGCAAGGACGCCAAGACGGGTCCGGAGGTCGCCGGCACGTCGGCGTTCTACTACCAAACCCCGTGGACGCATGGTCCGAACTCACGGATGTTCGGTCCCTCGAGCGCTCACTCGGGCGACATCGTGTTGCACGGCTTCTGCGATGGCCATGGTAAGGCCATCCAAGCGAATTCCGATCGCAATGCCTACCTCGCTCAGATCACCCGTGCCGGCGGCGAAGTGTTGCCTGAATAA